A single genomic interval of Patescibacteria group bacterium harbors:
- a CDS encoding PEGA domain-containing protein yields the protein MPKKFRIFLIIFFTLAFIITAPPLIFYAKGYQFDFRTHRLTKTGNLFVDSYPRDALVVVDGKTSIEHHWYDSLLFYKDIFGMVKRQGTTASLISNILPGQYSVEVQKNGYHSWNKKVEILPNQTTSFQFIQLFLNSPQPIWLDEGKIVNKWTNPNKDKIIYQISSESPKSSQQFKLFTTEKESLISLEKLTDIGKINFISFAPNAKNILFSAERDKKNTYFIFDWTEKKLINLNQEFTKFNFAAFDKQKGAVNIKWAKNLQNTILIRLDNTVYSINLSDNKMSVFFQINNPFTDWLESSETIEILTIRQKKLFLEKYWLNKKNNGQNILIAQQELPNLPFVFSEIQPSSDSRFLTNNGKKEFMILSPDSLGQLSASTNVQASELLPFTSKNNYFYYNDHELQILDISGDNPEQNPFKREIINRLSPIISDASLYPTQNYLLYIMTDASSQQNQIFLLEIDNRGGFNNHLIFSSEQISTCLVDSNSYLFCLGKVGDKEGFFKLRIQ from the coding sequence GCCAAAGGGTATCAATTTGATTTTAGAACGCATCGGCTGACCAAAACCGGCAATTTATTCGTTGATTCGTATCCGCGAGATGCTTTAGTGGTAGTTGATGGTAAGACCTCCATTGAACACCATTGGTATGATTCTCTTTTGTTTTATAAAGATATTTTTGGTATGGTTAAACGACAAGGAACGACTGCTTCTCTGATTTCCAATATTTTGCCCGGCCAATATTCAGTGGAAGTTCAAAAAAACGGTTATCATTCTTGGAATAAAAAAGTTGAAATCCTGCCCAATCAAACCACCTCTTTTCAATTTATTCAATTATTTTTAAATTCTCCTCAACCGATTTGGTTGGATGAAGGAAAAATTGTCAATAAATGGACCAACCCCAATAAAGATAAAATTATCTATCAGATCAGTTCTGAGTCCCCTAAATCTAGTCAACAATTTAAATTATTTACAACGGAAAAAGAAAGTTTGATTTCTTTGGAAAAATTAACCGATATCGGAAAAATTAATTTCATCTCCTTTGCTCCAAATGCAAAAAATATTTTATTTTCAGCTGAACGCGATAAAAAAAATACTTATTTTATTTTTGATTGGACTGAAAAAAAACTTATTAATCTGAATCAAGAATTTACGAAGTTTAACTTTGCCGCTTTTGACAAACAAAAAGGTGCTGTTAATATCAAATGGGCGAAAAATTTACAAAATACTATTCTGATCAGATTAGACAACACTGTTTACTCTATAAATTTATCTGATAATAAAATGTCTGTTTTCTTCCAAATTAATAATCCTTTTACGGATTGGCTGGAATCTTCTGAAACTATTGAAATTTTAACAATACGACAAAAAAAATTATTTTTGGAAAAATATTGGTTAAATAAAAAAAATAATGGACAAAATATATTAATTGCCCAGCAGGAATTGCCGAATCTTCCGTTTGTTTTTTCTGAAATTCAGCCCTCAAGTGATTCAAGATTTTTAACCAACAACGGTAAAAAAGAATTTATGATTCTCTCTCCTGATTCGCTTGGACAATTAAGCGCTTCCACAAATGTTCAAGCCTCAGAACTTCTGCCCTTTACATCTAAAAATAATTATTTCTATTATAACGATCACGAGCTTCAAATATTGGACATTTCCGGCGACAATCCGGAACAAAATCCGTTTAAAAGAGAAATTATAAATCGTCTCAGTCCGATAATTTCAGATGCCTCTCTGTATCCGACTCAAAATTATCTTTTATATATCATGACTGATGCGTCTTCCCAACAAAATCAAATTTTTCTTCTTGAAATAGATAACCGTGGCGGATTTAATAATCATCTTATTTTTTCAAGCGAACAAATTTCCACTTGTTTAGTGGATTCTAACTCATATCTATTTTGTCTTGGCAAAGTTGGAGACAAAGAAGGATTTTTCAAATTAAGAATTCAGTAA
- a CDS encoding Hsp20/alpha crystallin family protein — translation MTKIIWSKITGLPKDVLEKETEEVNTTSEAPIKKKVKEKKPFMAKKKPEESEIKKWLPDSGQGQLVVDIFERDNNIIVESTIAGINKEDIDITVESDLIVIRGERRQETEDETKNYYLQECFWGKFSRTLVLPYPVKSDKVKANLKNGILTVILPKTEDKDQNIEVE, via the coding sequence ATGACAAAAATTATTTGGTCAAAAATAACCGGTCTGCCCAAGGATGTTTTGGAAAAAGAAACCGAGGAAGTGAATACGACTTCCGAGGCGCCGATAAAGAAAAAAGTAAAAGAAAAAAAGCCGTTTATGGCCAAAAAGAAACCTGAAGAAAGCGAAATAAAAAAATGGCTGCCTGATTCAGGACAAGGTCAATTGGTGGTTGATATTTTTGAAAGAGACAATAACATTATCGTTGAATCCACGATTGCCGGCATTAACAAAGAAGACATTGATATTACGGTTGAATCTGACTTGATTGTTATCAGGGGTGAAAGAAGGCAGGAAACAGAAGATGAAACAAAAAATTATTATTTGCAAGAATGTTTTTGGGGGAAATTTTCCCGGACCTTGGTTTTGCCATATCCGGTAAAATCCGACAAAGTAAAAGCGAATTTAAAAAATGGAATTTTAACCGTTATTTTGCCAAAAACCGAAGACAAAGATCAAAATATTGAAGTTGAATAA
- a CDS encoding S8 family serine peptidase — translation MTTFFNFPKIAHSSTIPETGELLIKLKDSSKIYNVESNDLPIEEFQKIILERSEIEWAEPNYSFKIAYIPNDPLYFEQWYLDKIQIPQAWDLTHGGNTDITVAVLDTGVDIDHPDLKNNIWSNKDEIKGDGIDNDHNGYIDDINGWDFINNVPNPKPKFDEVFDANGIHHGTLIAGIIAATGDNSAGTAGIAFKSKIMSLRVLNSEGSGTVEHVIQAVKYAVDNGVKVINLSFVGTNKSYFLAEALKNAWQRGVIVVAAGGNETTGEPVNLNNTPNYPVCLDEDDENFIIGVAATDSADKKASFSNYGSKCIDISAPGTRIYGPLVYNSNYENFKEYYGGYWSGTSIAAPVISGLAALVWSVNPLLTQKQVQSFIISQADNIDSLNSNLVGQLGSGRVNAYKTIERTFNQAGELPQSYYIITGAGPGGGPHVRIFDLYGQPKSGFFAYAKTFTGGVNVASGDVDGDGKDEIITGAGPGGGPHVRIFDLYGQPKSGFFAYAKTFTGGVNVASGDVDGDGKDEIITSGMTSNTQIKIFDFSGNLKNEFFAYQSSFKGGVNIASGDIDADGQDEIITGAGLGGGPHVRVLDGQGVMELNFFAFNKTFLGGVNVASGDVDGDGKDEILASVASGASPYVRVFSSEFLQLRLQFLAYSREFYGGINLVTADFDGDQKAEIITGPKKGMEPQVNVFSFSSKQLSQFYAYTKQFKGGTSIAVLKTRGY, via the coding sequence ATGACAACTTTTTTCAATTTCCCTAAAATAGCTCATTCTTCCACTATTCCGGAAACAGGAGAACTTTTAATTAAATTGAAAGATTCTTCAAAAATTTATAATGTCGAATCAAATGATTTGCCAATTGAAGAATTTCAAAAAATTATTCTTGAACGATCGGAAATAGAATGGGCTGAACCGAATTATTCATTTAAAATCGCTTATATTCCCAATGATCCGCTTTATTTTGAACAATGGTATTTGGATAAAATTCAAATACCGCAGGCATGGGATTTAACCCATGGAGGGAACACTGATATCACGGTGGCGGTTTTAGACACAGGCGTGGACATTGATCATCCTGATTTAAAAAATAATATTTGGTCCAATAAAGATGAAATCAAAGGAGATGGTATTGATAATGATCATAACGGTTACATTGATGATATAAATGGATGGGATTTCATAAATAATGTGCCAAACCCAAAGCCTAAATTTGATGAAGTTTTTGACGCCAATGGCATTCATCACGGCACCTTAATCGCGGGCATTATTGCCGCAACAGGAGATAATTCCGCGGGTACGGCCGGTATAGCTTTTAAAAGTAAAATTATGTCTTTAAGAGTTTTAAACAGTGAAGGGTCGGGAACAGTAGAGCATGTTATTCAAGCGGTTAAATACGCGGTTGACAATGGAGTAAAAGTTATCAATTTAAGTTTTGTCGGCACCAATAAAAGTTATTTTTTAGCTGAAGCTCTAAAAAATGCTTGGCAAAGAGGAGTGATTGTCGTGGCAGCCGGTGGCAACGAAACAACAGGCGAGCCGGTGAATCTCAATAACACGCCTAATTATCCGGTCTGTTTGGACGAAGATGATGAAAATTTTATTATTGGCGTAGCAGCTACGGACAGCGCTGATAAAAAAGCGTCTTTTTCCAATTATGGTTCAAAATGTATTGATATCTCGGCGCCGGGAACGCGCATTTATGGCCCGCTGGTTTATAATTCAAATTACGAAAATTTTAAAGAATATTACGGAGGTTATTGGTCCGGCACTTCCATTGCCGCGCCGGTCATTTCCGGGTTGGCGGCATTAGTTTGGTCTGTTAACCCGCTACTGACTCAAAAACAAGTTCAAAGTTTTATTATCAGTCAGGCTGACAATATTGATTCTTTAAATTCCAATTTAGTCGGTCAGTTGGGCAGCGGTCGGGTTAATGCTTATAAAACCATAGAACGTACTTTTAATCAGGCCGGAGAATTGCCCCAATCTTATTATATTATCACCGGCGCAGGTCCGGGCGGCGGACCTCATGTCAGAATATTTGATCTTTACGGCCAGCCGAAAAGTGGATTTTTCGCTTATGCAAAAACTTTTACCGGCGGCGTGAATGTCGCTTCGGGTGATGTTGACGGTGATGGGAAAGACGAAATTATCACCGGCGCAGGTCCGGGCGGCGGACCTCATGTCAGAATATTTGATCTTTACGGCCAGCCGAAAAGTGGATTTTTCGCTTATGCAAAAACTTTTACCGGCGGCGTGAATGTCGCTTCGGGTGATGTTGACGGTGATGGGAAAGACGAAATTATCACCAGTGGAATGACCAGTAATACTCAAATTAAAATTTTTGATTTTTCCGGTAATTTAAAAAATGAATTTTTTGCTTATCAATCCAGTTTTAAAGGCGGGGTGAATATTGCTTCAGGAGATATTGATGCTGACGGTCAAGACGAAATTATCACCGGCGCAGGTCTTGGAGGCGGTCCTCATGTCAGGGTTTTAGACGGTCAGGGAGTTATGGAATTAAATTTCTTCGCTTTTAATAAAACTTTTTTGGGCGGCGTGAATGTCGCTTCAGGCGATGTTGACGGTGATGGGAAAGATGAAATTTTAGCCAGTGTGGCCTCGGGCGCTTCTCCTTATGTGAGAGTTTTTTCCAGTGAATTTCTCCAACTCAGACTTCAATTTTTGGCTTACTCTCGCGAATTTTATGGAGGAATTAATCTTGTCACGGCTGATTTTGACGGTGATCAAAAGGCGGAAATTATTACCGGTCCCAAAAAAGGCATGGAACCCCAGGTTAATGTTTTCAGTTTTTCCAGCAAGCAGCTTAGTCAGTTTTATGCTTATACTAAACAATTTAAGGGCGGAACAAGTATTGCCGTGTTAAAAACAAGAGGATATTAA
- a CDS encoding VanW family protein — protein MAPRLNLTKQNHNLVRRPNHKKIIFFFLFIIVILLALSGYCLMFQKKYALAIYPKFYCNGLDLGGLKLQEAKDLLSETVDQMESQGFSFYAKTDLGEKRINTETNSIGLADPDLSRSIINFNTDLTAEKAFAIGRQGNIFQRFLEIIQGKTIYPEVQIDKSGLQQILEENFKSLEKPVQNARIELNKQELVLLEEKPGFILDYENGIKQMETNLRFFQNIEVQIPVKELEPQIKISECSKIFNQAQDLFNSASYILQYGKKEKKLPSTKWAEWLEFTKDGSNQISLTLNQEKIKEFLKPLAAEIDVESIDAQFKIENDKVVEFSAGQSGMKMNFDASAQAIIQSFSDDLSQNKTGEEIQKNKEIKLIVEETKPTQIVENINDLGIKELVGRGVSDFSGSPQNRRVNIKVGAQKLNGILIKPEEEFSTINAIGPVDKEAGFLPELVIKGDRTVPEYGGGLCQLGTTMFRVALNAGVSITQRSPHSYRVVYYEPAGMDATIYSPQPDLRFINDTEHYLLIQTKIEGNNLIFELYGTPDGRKIETTKPKIFNITKPGPIRYIETDTLAPGVKKKVESAHQGADAEFKNIITFSNGTIREDVWKSHYKPWPEVWLIGKETTIVPEPQINQPTN, from the coding sequence ATGGCTCCTCGTTTAAATTTAACCAAACAAAATCATAATCTTGTGCGCAGGCCGAATCATAAAAAAATAATATTTTTCTTTTTATTTATTATTGTTATTTTACTTGCTCTGAGTGGTTATTGTCTCATGTTTCAAAAAAAATACGCCTTGGCCATTTATCCGAAATTTTATTGCAATGGCCTGGATTTGGGCGGTTTGAAATTGCAAGAAGCCAAGGATTTATTAAGTGAAACAGTTGATCAAATGGAATCTCAAGGTTTTTCTTTTTATGCCAAAACTGATTTGGGGGAGAAAAGAATAAATACGGAAACTAATTCAATCGGCTTGGCCGATCCGGATTTAAGCCGTTCAATTATCAATTTTAACACTGATTTAACCGCGGAAAAAGCTTTTGCCATCGGACGTCAAGGTAATATTTTTCAAAGATTTTTGGAAATTATTCAAGGCAAAACAATTTATCCGGAAGTTCAAATAGATAAATCAGGGCTTCAGCAAATTTTGGAAGAAAATTTTAAATCATTGGAAAAACCGGTTCAAAACGCCAGAATTGAATTAAATAAGCAAGAATTGGTTTTATTGGAAGAAAAACCGGGGTTTATTTTGGACTATGAAAATGGAATCAAACAAATGGAAACCAATTTGCGATTTTTCCAAAATATTGAAGTGCAGATTCCGGTTAAGGAGTTAGAACCTCAAATAAAAATTAGTGAATGTTCAAAAATTTTCAATCAAGCTCAAGATTTATTTAATTCGGCATCTTATATTTTGCAATACGGCAAAAAAGAGAAAAAATTGCCTTCAACCAAATGGGCTGAATGGCTGGAATTTACCAAAGATGGCAGCAATCAAATAAGTTTGACTCTTAATCAGGAAAAAATTAAAGAATTTTTAAAACCACTGGCCGCGGAAATTGATGTTGAATCGATTGATGCTCAATTTAAAATAGAAAATGATAAAGTGGTTGAGTTCTCTGCCGGTCAATCAGGCATGAAGATGAATTTTGATGCTTCTGCTCAGGCAATTATTCAATCATTCTCAGATGATTTGTCGCAAAATAAAACTGGCGAAGAAATTCAGAAAAATAAAGAAATCAAATTAATTGTCGAAGAAACTAAGCCGACCCAAATTGTTGAAAACATTAATGACTTGGGTATTAAAGAATTGGTCGGTCGAGGAGTTTCCGATTTTAGCGGCAGCCCGCAAAATCGTCGCGTTAACATTAAAGTCGGAGCTCAAAAATTAAATGGCATTCTGATTAAACCCGAAGAAGAATTTTCTACTATTAATGCGATCGGCCCGGTTGATAAAGAAGCCGGTTTTCTTCCGGAATTGGTCATTAAAGGAGATCGGACAGTGCCGGAATATGGAGGCGGTCTTTGTCAATTAGGGACAACTATGTTTAGGGTGGCTCTTAATGCAGGTGTGTCTATCACTCAGCGCTCCCCTCATTCTTATCGGGTTGTTTACTATGAACCGGCCGGTATGGATGCTACTATATATTCACCTCAACCGGATTTAAGATTTATCAATGACACAGAACACTATCTTTTAATTCAGACAAAAATAGAAGGAAATAATTTGATTTTTGAATTATATGGCACACCGGACGGCCGAAAAATTGAAACCACCAAGCCTAAAATTTTTAACATCACCAAGCCGGGTCCGATTAGATATATTGAGACAGATACCCTGGCGCCGGGCGTAAAAAAGAAAGTTGAATCAGCTCATCAAGGGGCTGACGCGGAATTTAAAAATATTATTACTTTTTCAAATGGCACCATCAGAGAAGATGTTTGGAAAAGTCATTATAAACCTTGGCCTGAAGTTTGGCTGATCGGCAAGGAAACAACAATAGTGCCGGAACCTCAAATTAATCAACCAACAAATTAA
- a CDS encoding sugar phosphate nucleotidyltransferase, producing MKGIILAGGNGSRLLPCTKVINKHLLNVYDKPMIYYPLETLVKADIKEILLVTGGNNPGDFLKLLGSGKEWGIKEMHYAYQEGAGGIAEALGLAEDFADNEPIAVILGDNIFEDDFSQAVKDFKSQVKGAKLFLKEVQDPQRFGVAELKNNKVINIEEKPTNPKSKYAVTGLYMYDSQVFDIIKNIKPSQRGELEITDVNNFYIKQGTASSEIVKGFWSDAGTFSSLLKSANLVAQSR from the coding sequence ATGAAAGGAATTATTTTAGCCGGCGGCAACGGCAGCAGATTATTGCCGTGTACCAAAGTCATCAATAAGCATCTCTTGAATGTTTATGATAAGCCGATGATTTATTATCCTTTAGAAACCTTGGTTAAAGCTGATATAAAAGAAATTCTTTTGGTTACCGGTGGTAATAATCCCGGTGATTTTTTAAAATTATTGGGTAGCGGCAAAGAATGGGGAATTAAAGAAATGCATTATGCTTATCAGGAAGGCGCGGGTGGAATTGCCGAAGCATTGGGTTTGGCTGAAGATTTCGCCGACAACGAACCGATTGCCGTTATTTTGGGAGATAATATTTTTGAAGATGATTTTTCTCAAGCAGTGAAAGATTTTAAATCTCAGGTAAAAGGCGCCAAGCTTTTTTTGAAAGAAGTTCAAGATCCTCAACGTTTTGGCGTGGCGGAACTCAAAAATAATAAAGTCATTAATATTGAAGAAAAACCAACTAATCCTAAAAGCAAATATGCCGTAACCGGACTTTATATGTATGATTCGCAAGTTTTTGATATTATAAAAAATATCAAGCCCTCCCAAAGGGGAGAGCTTGAAATTACTGACGTTAATAATTTTTACATCAAACAGGGTACGGCCAGTTCGGAAATTGTTAAAGGATTTTGGTCTGACGCCGGAACATTTTCTTCGCTTTTGAAATCGGCGAATTTGGTGGCGCAATCAAGATAA
- the pcm gene encoding protein-L-isoaspartate O-methyltransferase yields MDLIQQLINTKYLKDPNIIKAFQAIKRKDFILDENEEVAECNAPLAIGFGQTISQPLTVAFMMELLDLKPGQKVLDIGFGSGWASALLAEIVGKTGKVFSIERIPELAEFGINNIKKYSFIKSGRMTVKIGDGSKGLPEQAPFDRIHVGAAAFRIPDELLEQLAIGGKLVIPEGQDTQDIVLVERISKDEYSKKRFPGFSFVPLIEENKGY; encoded by the coding sequence ATGGATTTAATCCAACAATTGATTAATACAAAATATCTTAAAGATCCCAATATTATCAAGGCCTTCCAGGCAATTAAGCGCAAAGATTTTATTCTTGATGAAAATGAAGAAGTGGCGGAATGCAACGCGCCTCTGGCTATCGGTTTCGGACAAACCATTTCTCAGCCATTGACCGTCGCTTTTATGATGGAATTATTGGATCTTAAACCAGGTCAAAAAGTTTTAGATATCGGTTTTGGCTCGGGGTGGGCTTCAGCTCTTTTGGCGGAAATTGTTGGTAAAACCGGTAAGGTTTTCAGTATTGAAAGAATTCCTGAATTGGCGGAATTCGGCATTAACAATATTAAAAAATATAGTTTTATTAAATCCGGCCGAATGACTGTTAAAATTGGGGATGGGTCAAAAGGATTACCCGAACAAGCTCCATTCGATCGCATACATGTTGGCGCGGCCGCTTTCAGAATTCCCGATGAATTGCTCGAGCAATTGGCGATTGGCGGCAAATTGGTTATTCCTGAGGGTCAAGACACGCAAGACATAGTTTTAGTGGAAAGAATCAGTAAAGATGAATATAGTAAAAAAAGATTTCCGGGTTTTAGTTTTGTTCCCTTGATCGAAGAAAATAAAGGGTATTAG
- the infB gene encoding translation initiation factor IF-2 has translation MNITELARQLKVTPQELKEKLPELGFHIGLRAIQIPDDQANKVIEAWHEAEKKSALLQKIKDKMSRVADEEETVKTNSISIPPTIQVYRLAEKLKMPITKLMGELIKNGVLASINENLDYEVAAIVSENFGFKATRGEGGEEIIKKKMIKERLEEVLAQEDKNDLIIRPPVVVVMGHVDHGKTTILDAIRQTHVADKEVGGITQKIGAYQVMIPSKEKESSPRAKKGAAASRTITFIDTPGHETFQAMRSRGGEAADIAVLVVAADDKIQPQTIESIKIIQQENLPFIVAINKIDKPEADVERVKKGLSEINLIPEDWGGSVICVPVSGKTKQGIDELLEMILLLADMKKDKLMANPKGILVGTIIETHRDPGAGEVASLIIFNGLLEKGTNLIAGHGYGRVKLIKNRANKEVEKAPSGMPVQIFGLKGVVKVGDIVEEIKDNKEFKKKIKEIDLSYQKRGDSNQTQGVKDKKTTRKSLNLILRADVSGSLEAVIHALEKINHPEVKINILKKDLGNLTEIDVELAKNANAWLIGFNVDMTNQAKQAASDMGIKINIYQIIYDLLQNVKDEMNKSFSIEIIEEKTGKLEVLAIFRTAGKETILGGRVVTGKIFKDNIARVWGVNQELKGEGRIVELQVHHQDAAEAKLGTECGLKLVGSAEVVVGDFLETYREIKKEKKFIV, from the coding sequence ATGAATATAACTGAATTAGCCAGACAATTAAAAGTTACGCCGCAAGAGCTTAAGGAAAAATTACCCGAGCTCGGTTTTCATATTGGTTTAAGGGCGATTCAAATTCCGGACGATCAGGCTAATAAAGTAATAGAAGCTTGGCATGAAGCGGAAAAAAAATCAGCCTTGCTTCAAAAAATTAAAGATAAAATGTCGCGTGTGGCAGACGAAGAAGAAACAGTTAAAACCAATTCCATCTCCATTCCGCCGACAATTCAGGTTTATCGTCTAGCCGAAAAATTAAAAATGCCTATTACCAAATTAATGGGAGAGTTGATTAAAAATGGAGTTCTGGCCAGTATTAATGAAAATTTGGATTATGAAGTTGCGGCAATTGTTTCTGAAAATTTTGGATTTAAAGCCACAAGAGGGGAAGGAGGAGAAGAAATAATAAAGAAAAAAATGATTAAAGAAAGATTGGAAGAAGTTCTGGCACAGGAAGATAAAAATGATTTGATAATTCGTCCGCCGGTAGTGGTGGTGATGGGTCATGTTGATCATGGTAAAACCACTATTTTGGATGCTATTCGCCAAACTCATGTTGCTGACAAAGAAGTGGGAGGTATTACTCAAAAAATCGGCGCCTATCAAGTGATGATTCCTTCAAAGGAAAAAGAATCATCACCCCGAGCGAAGAAAGGGGCAGCTGCGTCACGCACAATTACTTTTATAGACACGCCCGGCCATGAAACTTTTCAAGCCATGCGATCAAGAGGCGGAGAAGCAGCTGATATCGCTGTTTTGGTAGTGGCCGCTGATGATAAAATTCAACCCCAAACCATTGAATCAATAAAAATTATTCAACAAGAAAATTTGCCGTTCATAGTGGCAATTAATAAAATAGACAAACCCGAAGCAGACGTTGAAAGAGTCAAGAAAGGTTTGTCGGAAATTAATTTAATACCCGAAGATTGGGGAGGCTCGGTTATTTGTGTACCGGTTTCCGGTAAAACAAAACAAGGAATTGATGAATTATTGGAAATGATACTTCTTTTGGCAGATATGAAAAAAGATAAATTGATGGCCAATCCGAAAGGAATACTGGTGGGAACGATTATTGAAACTCATCGCGATCCGGGCGCGGGCGAAGTGGCAAGTCTGATTATTTTTAACGGACTTTTGGAAAAAGGAACTAATTTAATCGCCGGTCATGGTTATGGAAGAGTTAAATTAATCAAGAATCGGGCGAATAAAGAAGTGGAAAAAGCGCCAAGCGGCATGCCGGTTCAAATTTTCGGTCTTAAGGGAGTGGTGAAAGTCGGGGACATTGTTGAAGAAATAAAAGACAACAAGGAATTTAAAAAGAAAATTAAAGAAATTGATTTGTCTTATCAAAAAAGAGGAGACAGTAATCAAACGCAAGGAGTAAAAGACAAAAAGACAACACGAAAATCTCTTAATCTTATTTTGAGAGCTGATGTTTCCGGATCACTTGAGGCCGTTATTCATGCTTTGGAAAAAATAAATCATCCGGAAGTAAAAATTAATATTTTAAAAAAGGATTTAGGCAATTTGACCGAGATTGATGTGGAGCTGGCCAAAAATGCCAATGCTTGGCTGATCGGTTTTAACGTTGATATGACCAATCAGGCAAAGCAAGCGGCTTCGGATATGGGAATTAAAATAAATATTTATCAGATTATTTACGACTTGCTGCAGAATGTCAAAGATGAAATGAATAAATCTTTCTCCATAGAAATTATAGAAGAAAAAACCGGTAAATTGGAGGTTTTGGCGATTTTCAGAACCGCGGGCAAGGAAACTATCTTGGGCGGCCGGGTTGTAACCGGTAAAATATTCAAAGATAATATCGCTCGAGTTTGGGGGGTAAATCAAGAATTGAAAGGCGAAGGTAGAATTGTTGAGCTTCAAGTCCATCATCAAGATGCGGCCGAAGCAAAACTCGGCACAGAATGCGGATTAAAACTCGTCGGTTCAGCCGAAGTTGTAGTCGGAGATTTTTTGGAAACTTATCGCGAAATTAAAAAAGAAAAGAAATTTATAGTTTAG